A genomic region of Thunnus albacares chromosome 4, fThuAlb1.1, whole genome shotgun sequence contains the following coding sequences:
- the LOC122981077 gene encoding uncharacterized protein LOC122981077 isoform X2, protein MPNIADNSFSNRVQQRRKHKPNTTSTKCNISQHSAQGTSESKSHPLCPPAEDKMKQKVQQAAQRCGHREQKHRGSRRTAAFPHRRLCDSSPDLLERRSPNQEAGCLSGHGEGDSDTDLSDSERLPVLPSVQVPPQLELRPEVIEAEDSPSCSRRPRRHGHGGFDFPDFLPPPFNSWSLSQLAVFYNMEGRGAPRPRPVGPLERYLERLLQLEWRQIQTVQEESGKSAVSEVLSSCHRSPAAASSRLSSPKCILQCQRAFPLTFLSSLASHSALLSGCACTLCRIRYTTCGVSCCRSTHSHTLQSRLSPMLERRGPVSLPKRSYSESRVHSSDRGSAYRAPRFSSPVRANSHMRRMQALGNIRNPVQGANTKPHSARDLSVGAGRDQLGTRGEVLDYRTGGVRKRSGSEQRKSAAERQDVSERRRSGSECRRGGGERRRAAELKEREIKPDAVTAIMDNLPGSKYSPVNRPNRPKQVDFGT, encoded by the exons atgccaaatattgCTGAtaacagcttctcaaat AGGGTGCAGCAAAGAAGAAAGCACAAGCCGAACACCACCTCGACCAAGTGCAATATTTCACAACACAG TGCTCAGGGAACCTCAGAGTCAAAGTCCCATCCCTTGTGCCCTCCTGCAGAGGACAAGATGAAGCAGAAGGTCCAGCAGGCTGCTCAGCGCTGCGGCCACCGAGAACAGAAGCACAGAGGGAGCAGACGCACAGCAGCCTTTCCCCACCGCCGCCTGTGTGACTCCAGTCCTGATCTGCTGGAGAGACGCTCACCAAACCAGGAGGCAGGATGTCTGAGTGGCCATGGAGAAGGTGACAGTGACACTGACTTGTCAGACTCAGAGAGACTTCCTGTGTTGCCCTCTGTTCAGGTTCCTCCACAGCTCGAGCTGCGGCCAGAGGTCATCGAAGCTGAAGACTCTCCCTCTTGCAGCCGAAGACCCAGGAGACACGGCCATGGTGGGTTTGACTTCCCAGACTTCCTGCCTCCACCTTTTAATTCCTGGAGCCTCAGTCAGCTGGCTGTTTTCTATAACATGGAGGGCCGCGGGGCTCCTCGACCCAGGCCTGTGGGCCCTTTGGAAAGGTACTTGGAGAGGCTACTGCAGCTAGAGTGGCGCCAGATCCAGACTGTCCAGGAGGAGAGTGGGAAGTCAGCTGTATCAGAGGTTTTATCCAGCTGCCACAGGTCACCTGCCGCTGCCTCGTCACGCCTCAGCTCTCCAAAGTGTATCCTCCAGTGTCAGCGTGCCTTCCCCCTcaccttcctctcttctctggcCAGTCACTCTGCCCTGCTCTCTGGCTGTGCCTGCACCCTGTGCCGGATCCGCTACACCACCTGTGGCGTGTCCTGCTGCCGCTCCACCCACAGCCACACCCTTCAGTCAAGACTGAGCCCAATGCTGGAGCGCAGGGGTCCCGTGTCGCTCCCTAAAAGGAGCTACAGTGAGAGCCGGGTGCACTCCTCAGACAGGGGCTCAGCATACCGGGCTCCTAGGTTCAGCAGCCCCGTGAGGGCCAACAGCCACATGAGACGGATGCAAGCCCTGGGCAACATTCGCAATCCTGTTCAAGGTGCTAACACCAAGCCTCACTCTGCCAGGGACTTGAGTGTCGGGGCTGGGAGGGACCAGCTAGGAACACGGGGGGAGGTTTTGGACTACAGGACAGGAGGGGTTAGGAAAAGGAGTGGCtcagagcagagaaaaagtGCGGCAGAAAGACAAGATGTATCGGAGAGGCGCCGGAGTGGCTCTGAGTGTAGAAGAGGAGGGGGTGAGCGGAGGAGAGCAGCTGAGCTCAAGGAACGGGAGATAAAACCAGATGCTGTGACGGCAATAATGGACAATTTACCAGGGTCCAAATATTCTCCTGTAAACAGACCAAACAGGCCAAAACAGGTCGACTTTGGTACATAA
- the LOC122981077 gene encoding uncharacterized protein LOC122981077 isoform X1, giving the protein MGTILQERMPQQCLERLSITEREWKKKVQWSNSRPNVASNKMGRRQSQRKSLQPQHTRPSQENNHEKRVQQRRKHKPNTTSTKCNISQHSAQGTSESKSHPLCPPAEDKMKQKVQQAAQRCGHREQKHRGSRRTAAFPHRRLCDSSPDLLERRSPNQEAGCLSGHGEGDSDTDLSDSERLPVLPSVQVPPQLELRPEVIEAEDSPSCSRRPRRHGHGGFDFPDFLPPPFNSWSLSQLAVFYNMEGRGAPRPRPVGPLERYLERLLQLEWRQIQTVQEESGKSAVSEVLSSCHRSPAAASSRLSSPKCILQCQRAFPLTFLSSLASHSALLSGCACTLCRIRYTTCGVSCCRSTHSHTLQSRLSPMLERRGPVSLPKRSYSESRVHSSDRGSAYRAPRFSSPVRANSHMRRMQALGNIRNPVQGANTKPHSARDLSVGAGRDQLGTRGEVLDYRTGGVRKRSGSEQRKSAAERQDVSERRRSGSECRRGGGERRRAAELKEREIKPDAVTAIMDNLPGSKYSPVNRPNRPKQVDFGT; this is encoded by the exons ATGGGCACAATCCTTCAGGAGCGGATGCCACAACAATGTCTGGAGAGGCTCTCCATCACAGAGAGGGAATGGAAGAAAAAGGTGCAGTGGAGCAACAGCAGGCCTAATGTGGCCAG CAATAAAATGGGTAGACGGCAGTCACAGAGGAAGTCACTGCAGCCACAGCACACGCGCCCAAGTCAAGAGAATAATCATGAGAAA AGGGTGCAGCAAAGAAGAAAGCACAAGCCGAACACCACCTCGACCAAGTGCAATATTTCACAACACAG TGCTCAGGGAACCTCAGAGTCAAAGTCCCATCCCTTGTGCCCTCCTGCAGAGGACAAGATGAAGCAGAAGGTCCAGCAGGCTGCTCAGCGCTGCGGCCACCGAGAACAGAAGCACAGAGGGAGCAGACGCACAGCAGCCTTTCCCCACCGCCGCCTGTGTGACTCCAGTCCTGATCTGCTGGAGAGACGCTCACCAAACCAGGAGGCAGGATGTCTGAGTGGCCATGGAGAAGGTGACAGTGACACTGACTTGTCAGACTCAGAGAGACTTCCTGTGTTGCCCTCTGTTCAGGTTCCTCCACAGCTCGAGCTGCGGCCAGAGGTCATCGAAGCTGAAGACTCTCCCTCTTGCAGCCGAAGACCCAGGAGACACGGCCATGGTGGGTTTGACTTCCCAGACTTCCTGCCTCCACCTTTTAATTCCTGGAGCCTCAGTCAGCTGGCTGTTTTCTATAACATGGAGGGCCGCGGGGCTCCTCGACCCAGGCCTGTGGGCCCTTTGGAAAGGTACTTGGAGAGGCTACTGCAGCTAGAGTGGCGCCAGATCCAGACTGTCCAGGAGGAGAGTGGGAAGTCAGCTGTATCAGAGGTTTTATCCAGCTGCCACAGGTCACCTGCCGCTGCCTCGTCACGCCTCAGCTCTCCAAAGTGTATCCTCCAGTGTCAGCGTGCCTTCCCCCTcaccttcctctcttctctggcCAGTCACTCTGCCCTGCTCTCTGGCTGTGCCTGCACCCTGTGCCGGATCCGCTACACCACCTGTGGCGTGTCCTGCTGCCGCTCCACCCACAGCCACACCCTTCAGTCAAGACTGAGCCCAATGCTGGAGCGCAGGGGTCCCGTGTCGCTCCCTAAAAGGAGCTACAGTGAGAGCCGGGTGCACTCCTCAGACAGGGGCTCAGCATACCGGGCTCCTAGGTTCAGCAGCCCCGTGAGGGCCAACAGCCACATGAGACGGATGCAAGCCCTGGGCAACATTCGCAATCCTGTTCAAGGTGCTAACACCAAGCCTCACTCTGCCAGGGACTTGAGTGTCGGGGCTGGGAGGGACCAGCTAGGAACACGGGGGGAGGTTTTGGACTACAGGACAGGAGGGGTTAGGAAAAGGAGTGGCtcagagcagagaaaaagtGCGGCAGAAAGACAAGATGTATCGGAGAGGCGCCGGAGTGGCTCTGAGTGTAGAAGAGGAGGGGGTGAGCGGAGGAGAGCAGCTGAGCTCAAGGAACGGGAGATAAAACCAGATGCTGTGACGGCAATAATGGACAATTTACCAGGGTCCAAATATTCTCCTGTAAACAGACCAAACAGGCCAAAACAGGTCGACTTTGGTACATAA